One genomic segment of Paenibacillus xylanexedens includes these proteins:
- a CDS encoding type 1 glutamine amidotransferase domain-containing protein, with product MRLTGKKVIALVDEEFEDLELWYPVHRVREEGAEVHLAGEKKGKTYIGKYGVPAEAEYSFDELDSSDYDGILVPGGWAPDKLRRYPKVLELVKEMNADRKPIGQICHAGWVLISAKILDGVTVTSTPGIRDDMENAGAIWKDEAVVVDGHIISARRPPDLPPYGKAFCDALADK from the coding sequence ATGAGATTAACTGGTAAAAAAGTCATCGCTCTGGTCGATGAAGAATTCGAGGATTTGGAATTGTGGTACCCTGTACATCGGGTTCGTGAAGAAGGTGCAGAAGTGCATCTTGCTGGAGAGAAAAAAGGAAAAACCTATATTGGCAAATATGGTGTGCCTGCTGAAGCCGAATACAGTTTCGATGAACTTGACAGTTCAGATTACGATGGCATTCTCGTGCCAGGCGGCTGGGCGCCGGACAAGCTGCGTCGTTATCCCAAGGTACTGGAGCTTGTGAAGGAAATGAATGCAGATCGGAAACCGATTGGACAGATCTGTCATGCGGGCTGGGTACTGATTTCTGCCAAAATTCTGGACGGAGTTACAGTAACCTCTACACCAGGCATTCGGGATGACATGGAAAATGCAGGTGCTATCTGGAAAGATGAAGCCGTTGTTGTTGATGGACATATCATCTCAGCACGTCGTCCGCCTGACCTTCCCCCTTATGGCAAGGCATTCTGTGATGCACTCGCTGACAAGTAA
- a CDS encoding rhodanese-like domain-containing protein, with the protein MTQIAEIETSELHRRLQAGEKLQMIDVREDDEVAQGMIEGAKHIPLGQIPDRLSEIEKSGEIVIICRSGYRSERACEYLQQLGYEGCTNMVGGMLQWQQED; encoded by the coding sequence ATGACACAAATAGCTGAAATTGAAACGTCTGAGCTGCACCGCCGTTTACAGGCGGGAGAGAAGCTGCAGATGATAGACGTCCGCGAGGACGATGAAGTCGCGCAAGGCATGATCGAAGGAGCCAAGCATATTCCGCTTGGACAGATTCCGGACCGACTGTCTGAGATTGAGAAATCAGGCGAGATCGTGATCATCTGTCGTAGCGGTTACCGCAGTGAGCGTGCATGTGAATATCTGCAGCAACTGGGATATGAAGGCTGTACAAACATGGTCGGCGGTATGCTTCAGTGGCAACAGGAAGACTAG
- a CDS encoding glucose PTS transporter subunit IIA produces MNWLGSLQQLGRAVMLPTMVLPAAAILLSVGSLPWDAWGLDIVGEVSTVAGHGIFYFLPYLFAVGVALGLSNQAGQAGLAALAGIVIYDQVTRNFGDGTVQPASLIGIILGALAGGMHNRFKSIKLPEILQFFGGSRFVLLIVGLCSALFSCFMLWLAPILQHGLNGIATWEYSLGGFGLFIYGVLYRVLVAFGLHHLLNNVFWFQLGTFETPDGNIVQGDLPRFFAGDPTAGFFMAGLFPIMMFAIPAIAFAIIQEAREDLKPKIKKTFLTSALVCFLTGVSEQIEFAFLFAAPYLFIVHAVMSGVAMWISYWLDIRHGFSYSAGIIDYILNFHLSENAWKLIPIGILYGLVYYFLFRWAIRTFKIPTPGREEGSMLEDWVGNIPYQAPLILEALGGKSNIVQVEACITRLRLTVHDDRLIDTGAMKSMGSAGLIKLGGGNVQVVFGTYSELIREEIAKLLERDLQQVLFCAPVQGKMLPIEEVPDQIFAAKLVGDGVAFVPEKGELVSPVYGTIMHLYPTMHALGLSTREGLEVLLHIGIDTSQLKGHFEAFVQEGDTVEPGQLLIKFDLAVLREQAASLTTPMVITNPDRVKSWSFAPFKQVKKGQASVMSVVLYDRNVGGVE; encoded by the coding sequence ATGAATTGGCTCGGATCCTTGCAGCAGCTCGGACGAGCGGTAATGCTGCCTACAATGGTCCTGCCCGCCGCCGCAATTTTGCTCAGTGTTGGCAGTCTGCCTTGGGACGCCTGGGGATTGGATATTGTCGGTGAAGTGTCTACCGTGGCCGGACACGGTATTTTTTATTTCTTACCGTATCTGTTCGCTGTCGGTGTAGCACTGGGACTCTCCAACCAGGCCGGACAAGCGGGACTTGCTGCTCTGGCTGGTATCGTGATATATGATCAGGTGACTCGGAACTTCGGGGATGGCACCGTTCAGCCTGCTTCCTTAATCGGAATCATACTCGGCGCGCTTGCCGGTGGGATGCATAATCGGTTTAAAAGCATTAAACTGCCTGAAATTTTACAATTTTTTGGAGGTTCAAGGTTTGTTTTGCTCATCGTCGGACTCTGTTCGGCATTGTTCTCCTGTTTTATGTTATGGCTCGCTCCGATCCTACAGCATGGATTGAACGGCATTGCTACCTGGGAATACAGTCTCGGGGGGTTTGGACTGTTCATCTACGGAGTGTTATACAGGGTGCTGGTTGCTTTTGGGCTTCATCACCTGCTTAACAATGTGTTTTGGTTCCAGTTAGGGACGTTTGAAACGCCTGATGGTAACATTGTGCAAGGGGATTTGCCCCGATTTTTTGCAGGTGATCCAACAGCAGGATTCTTTATGGCGGGTTTGTTTCCCATCATGATGTTTGCCATTCCGGCAATAGCCTTTGCTATTATTCAGGAAGCCAGGGAAGATCTGAAACCAAAAATCAAGAAAACTTTTCTGACATCGGCACTCGTTTGTTTTCTAACCGGGGTATCGGAACAGATTGAGTTTGCTTTTTTGTTCGCGGCACCTTATCTGTTCATCGTGCATGCAGTGATGTCCGGCGTTGCCATGTGGATTAGTTACTGGCTTGATATCCGGCATGGATTTTCTTACTCCGCAGGTATTATTGATTACATACTCAATTTCCATCTATCGGAGAATGCTTGGAAGCTCATTCCGATTGGCATACTATATGGACTGGTTTACTACTTTCTGTTCCGATGGGCGATTCGTACATTCAAGATTCCAACACCAGGACGTGAAGAGGGCTCCATGCTGGAAGATTGGGTAGGTAACATTCCTTATCAGGCACCTTTAATCCTCGAAGCATTGGGCGGGAAGAGTAACATTGTACAGGTTGAAGCATGTATTACACGTCTTCGTCTGACTGTGCATGATGACCGCTTGATCGACACGGGTGCCATGAAGAGTATGGGGTCTGCTGGACTGATCAAGCTGGGTGGCGGTAACGTACAGGTGGTATTCGGGACCTACTCGGAATTGATTCGGGAAGAAATCGCGAAGCTGCTGGAAAGAGACCTGCAACAGGTTCTGTTCTGTGCCCCTGTTCAGGGCAAAATGCTCCCGATTGAAGAGGTGCCGGATCAGATCTTTGCAGCCAAGCTTGTCGGTGATGGTGTAGCCTTTGTTCCGGAAAAGGGAGAGCTGGTCTCACCCGTGTACGGAACGATTATGCACTTGTACCCGACCATGCATGCCTTGGGTTTATCTACCCGTGAGGGGCTTGAAGTGTTACTGCATATCGGCATCGATACCTCTCAGTTGAAAGGCCATTTTGAAGCTTTTGTTCAGGAGGGCGATACGGTGGAGCCAGGGCAGTTGTTGATCAAGTTTGATCTGGCAGTACTCCGCGAGCAAGCGGCGTCACTGACAACACCAATGGTAATTACGAATCCGGATCGTGTAAAATCATGGAGTTTTGCTCCATTTAAGCAAGTTAAGAAAGGTCAGGCATCCGTTATGTCCGTGGTGCTCTATGACAGGAACGTTGGAGGGGTAGAATGA
- a CDS encoding shikimate kinase, whose amino-acid sequence MSKSNNIILIGMMGTGKSTVADMLARELGYRLIDVDAAVEKEEGCTIPELFTGKGETYFRDAESRMLCSVLEKKSQVIATGGGVVLRSDNCDVMLKNGWVVALTADPAVIVERVSGCDNRPLLAGNAEERIQAIMEERKDAYRFAHYTVDTTELSAAEVTRLILAHYRV is encoded by the coding sequence TTGAGCAAGTCTAACAATATTATTCTCATTGGTATGATGGGAACCGGCAAATCAACCGTCGCTGACATGCTTGCACGCGAGCTTGGTTATCGATTGATTGATGTAGACGCCGCGGTGGAAAAAGAGGAAGGCTGTACGATTCCAGAATTGTTCACTGGCAAGGGAGAGACGTATTTCCGTGATGCCGAGAGCCGCATGTTATGCTCGGTGCTGGAGAAGAAGTCACAGGTCATAGCGACCGGAGGTGGCGTGGTGCTACGTTCGGATAATTGTGACGTGATGTTGAAAAATGGTTGGGTTGTTGCCTTGACTGCTGATCCGGCAGTGATTGTAGAGCGTGTTAGTGGCTGTGACAATCGCCCACTCCTCGCAGGCAATGCAGAGGAACGCATTCAGGCAATTATGGAAGAACGGAAAGACGCATATCGGTTCGCACATTATACGGTGGATACAACCGAGTTATCCGCTGCCGAAGTGACTCGTTTAATTTTAGCGCATTACCGCGTCTAA
- the ptsP gene encoding phosphoenolpyruvate--protein phosphotransferase — translation MKIQGINGAAGIAIGKAFVLPSWEWDLPDQKMDSVDLAQEFERLYEGIRTSKDEIEYIKNEFKEVVGPEESSIFDAHLAILEDPVFMNEIRGIIERQYKAAEVAVKEAIDHFVTMFDLLEDEYMKERAIDIKDVGNRLLKHLLGAPEITLPSDTQPYVLVAKELSPSQLAHLNPTHVLGIVTLIGGKTSHSAIMARALGIPLVSGLEASLGMPVETGDMLVVDGDNGLVFTDPDRKTIERYTMLRSKQLKKKEQLQVLATVDAVTKDGAVLHLASNISSVKELDLALKQGAKGVGLFRTEFLYMDRATFPGEQEQYEVYRLVAEKTAGQSVVIRTLDIGGDKQLDYFELPEEDNPFLGYRAIRISLDRKDLFKTQLTAILRASAAGNVKIMYPMISSVEELQQANEILREAMSDLDERGLSYDPHIQVGIMIEVPAAVMIADLLAEEADFFSIGTNDLVQYVLAVDRMNEQIAHMYHPYHPAVLRMLRATADAAHTAGIDVSVCGEMAGDERAIPLWLELGIRHLSMSPQSLLRVKHRVLNTTASAAKEEARKCFALRTSGDIEERLQVFNDSTGSPDEQSGSNAS, via the coding sequence ATGAAGATACAAGGCATCAACGGAGCTGCAGGCATTGCCATCGGCAAAGCATTTGTCCTGCCCAGTTGGGAATGGGATCTGCCGGATCAGAAGATGGATTCGGTGGATCTTGCCCAAGAGTTCGAACGGCTGTATGAGGGCATACGGACATCAAAGGATGAGATCGAATATATCAAAAATGAGTTCAAGGAAGTCGTTGGTCCAGAGGAGTCCAGTATCTTTGATGCACATCTGGCGATCCTCGAAGATCCGGTATTCATGAACGAAATTCGCGGCATTATCGAACGTCAGTACAAGGCGGCAGAAGTGGCGGTCAAAGAAGCCATTGACCACTTTGTCACGATGTTTGACTTGCTGGAAGACGAGTATATGAAGGAGCGGGCCATTGACATCAAGGATGTGGGTAACCGTCTGCTCAAGCATTTGCTCGGTGCACCGGAGATTACACTTCCTTCGGATACCCAGCCGTATGTACTCGTTGCCAAAGAATTATCGCCATCTCAACTGGCGCATCTGAATCCCACTCATGTACTAGGCATTGTAACCTTGATTGGCGGGAAAACATCACATTCTGCGATTATGGCTCGTGCCCTTGGCATTCCTCTCGTTTCCGGTCTGGAAGCGAGTCTTGGCATGCCGGTAGAGACAGGGGATATGCTTGTTGTGGATGGTGACAATGGCTTGGTATTTACGGACCCGGATCGCAAGACCATTGAACGGTATACCATGCTTCGCAGCAAGCAACTGAAGAAAAAGGAACAACTTCAAGTCCTTGCTACCGTGGATGCCGTAACCAAAGATGGGGCCGTTTTGCACTTGGCTTCCAATATCAGTTCGGTGAAGGAATTGGACCTTGCTTTGAAACAAGGAGCCAAAGGGGTAGGCTTGTTCCGAACAGAATTCTTGTATATGGACCGTGCTACGTTCCCGGGTGAGCAAGAACAGTATGAGGTGTACCGTCTTGTGGCAGAGAAAACAGCAGGACAATCCGTTGTTATTCGTACACTGGATATCGGTGGTGACAAGCAACTCGATTATTTTGAATTGCCGGAGGAAGATAATCCGTTTCTGGGTTACCGTGCCATTCGGATTAGTCTCGACCGCAAGGATCTGTTCAAAACACAGCTTACAGCCATTCTGCGCGCCAGCGCTGCCGGAAATGTCAAAATCATGTACCCGATGATCTCTTCGGTGGAAGAACTTCAGCAGGCCAATGAGATTCTTCGTGAGGCGATGTCTGATCTGGACGAGCGCGGATTATCATACGACCCTCACATTCAGGTGGGAATCATGATTGAAGTTCCTGCAGCGGTGATGATTGCTGACCTTCTGGCTGAGGAAGCGGATTTCTTCAGTATTGGTACGAATGATCTGGTTCAATATGTACTGGCAGTAGATCGAATGAATGAGCAGATCGCTCATATGTATCACCCCTATCATCCGGCTGTTCTGAGGATGCTTCGTGCCACAGCGGATGCGGCTCACACGGCCGGAATTGATGTTAGTGTGTGTGGTGAGATGGCAGGGGACGAACGTGCCATTCCGCTTTGGTTGGAGCTTGGCATCCGCCACTTGAGTATGTCTCCACAATCCCTGTTACGTGTGAAGCACAGAGTGTTGAACACAACAGCATCGGCTGCCAAAGAAGAAGCGCGAAAGTGCTTCGCCCTACGGACCAGCGGAGATATTGAGGAGCGACTGCAAGTTTTTAATGACTCCACGGGAAGTCCGGATGAACAAAGTGGTTCGAACGCATCGTAA
- the aroA gene encoding 3-phosphoshikimate 1-carboxyvinyltransferase: MDVIVKPTPTLNGEIGALSSKNYTTRYLLAAALAEGTSTIHFPAHSEDSDAMRRCIRDLGAVLEEDDSKIVIQGFGSHPRDVRELNVGNAGAVLRFLMGVTALCPDVTFVNTYPDSLGKRPHDDLIDALGQLGVDVQHEEGRLPITIKGGNAKGGHIRVSGSVSSQYLSALLFVTPLLAEDSTIEVLNDLKSKVVIGQTLEVLEQAGIVIHVSDDYMSFRVPGGQAYQPTTYTVQGDYPGSAAVLAAAAVTQSDVKILRLMEHSKQGERAIVDVLRMMEVPLTHENDVVHVQGNGRLKAIEFDGDAATDAVLAMVAAAVFAEGTSRFYNVENLRYKECDRITDYLNELRKAGANVEERQAEIIVHGRPEGVEGGVEINAHYDHRVIMALTVVGLRSKEPLRIRDAHHVAKSYPQYFDHLQALGASVQWVKE; the protein is encoded by the coding sequence ATGGACGTTATTGTTAAACCAACCCCCACTCTGAACGGGGAAATCGGGGCTCTGTCCTCTAAAAACTACACGACTCGTTATTTGCTGGCTGCTGCGCTGGCAGAAGGCACAAGTACTATTCATTTCCCGGCACACAGTGAAGACAGTGACGCCATGCGCAGATGTATTCGTGATCTGGGGGCAGTACTTGAAGAAGACGACAGCAAGATTGTGATCCAGGGCTTTGGCAGTCATCCCCGTGATGTGCGTGAATTGAATGTTGGGAATGCGGGTGCTGTACTTCGTTTCCTGATGGGCGTTACAGCGCTCTGCCCTGACGTTACGTTTGTGAATACGTACCCAGATTCGCTGGGCAAACGCCCCCATGATGACCTGATCGATGCGCTTGGTCAATTGGGTGTAGATGTACAGCATGAAGAAGGACGCTTACCGATTACAATCAAGGGTGGCAATGCCAAAGGTGGACACATTCGTGTATCCGGCTCCGTCAGCTCCCAATATCTGAGTGCATTGTTGTTTGTTACGCCGTTGCTTGCAGAAGACAGCACCATTGAAGTACTGAATGACCTGAAGTCCAAGGTCGTTATCGGACAGACGCTGGAAGTGTTGGAGCAGGCAGGCATCGTTATCCATGTAAGTGATGATTACATGTCCTTCCGTGTACCAGGTGGACAGGCTTACCAGCCAACGACCTACACGGTTCAAGGGGATTACCCGGGCTCGGCAGCCGTTCTTGCCGCAGCAGCGGTTACACAGTCTGATGTGAAAATTCTGCGCCTGATGGAGCATAGCAAACAGGGTGAACGTGCCATCGTTGACGTGCTACGCATGATGGAAGTGCCATTGACACATGAGAACGATGTTGTACACGTTCAAGGTAATGGCAGACTGAAAGCGATCGAATTCGACGGGGATGCCGCGACGGACGCCGTTTTGGCTATGGTAGCCGCAGCTGTATTTGCGGAAGGCACGTCACGGTTCTATAATGTAGAGAACCTGCGTTACAAGGAATGTGACCGAATCACCGATTATTTGAACGAACTGCGGAAGGCAGGAGCGAACGTTGAAGAGCGTCAAGCTGAGATTATCGTACATGGACGTCCAGAAGGCGTTGAAGGCGGCGTTGAGATTAACGCTCACTACGATCATCGCGTAATTATGGCGCTCACTGTCGTTGGTCTGCGTTCCAAGGAGCCGCTTCGTATTCGGGATGCACACCATGTAGCCAAGTCTTATCCGCAATATTTCGATCATTTGCAGGCGCTTGGCGCCTCGGTTCAATGGGTAAAAGAGTAA
- a CDS encoding CoA-binding protein, translating into MEFNNPTREEIGQLLRKAGNIAVVGLSDKSDRTSYMVAEAMQSRGYRIIPVNPQVQGEILGETVYATLADIPEPVDIVNVFRREEFCADVARDAAAIKANVLWLQLGIHSDEAVQIAAENGMTAVTNRCIKVEDSIVLRGAGRG; encoded by the coding sequence ATGGAATTTAACAACCCTACTCGTGAAGAAATTGGACAACTATTGCGCAAGGCAGGCAACATCGCAGTCGTCGGCTTATCAGACAAATCAGATCGCACTTCCTATATGGTGGCAGAAGCCATGCAGAGCAGAGGTTATCGCATCATCCCGGTTAATCCACAGGTGCAAGGTGAAATCCTGGGAGAGACGGTATATGCCACACTCGCGGATATTCCAGAGCCGGTAGACATTGTCAATGTGTTTCGTCGCGAAGAGTTTTGTGCGGATGTCGCTCGTGACGCCGCTGCCATCAAAGCCAATGTGCTGTGGCTGCAGCTTGGCATCCATAGTGATGAAGCGGTCCAGATTGCTGCAGAGAACGGCATGACAGCGGTAACGAATCGTTGTATCAAGGTAGAGGATTCCATCGTTCTGCGCGGCGCTGGACGCGGCTGA
- the ytxJ gene encoding bacillithiol system redox-active protein YtxJ, translating into MADMTKMTSIEQLNSAVEATKDQPLLLFKHSTRCPISSNAYQEMNDYLLNNANEQVKYGIIYVVEDRPVSNEAAEKLGVKHESPQAILIKKGIPVWHTSHSDITRTTLTNVLSES; encoded by the coding sequence ATGGCTGACATGACTAAAATGACAAGTATTGAACAGCTAAACTCCGCAGTGGAGGCTACCAAGGATCAACCCTTGCTTCTGTTTAAGCATAGCACGCGCTGTCCGATCAGCTCGAACGCTTATCAGGAGATGAACGATTATTTGCTTAACAATGCCAATGAACAAGTGAAATATGGCATCATCTATGTTGTGGAAGATCGCCCGGTATCGAATGAAGCAGCAGAAAAGCTGGGTGTTAAGCACGAATCTCCACAGGCAATCCTGATCAAAAAGGGAATTCCTGTATGGCATACTTCCCATTCAGATATTACTAGAACCACACTTACGAATGTTTTGAGTGAGTCCTAA